A region of Ferruginibacter albus DNA encodes the following proteins:
- a CDS encoding NUDIX hydrolase, producing the protein MYIKIYFGDKPVFLCDAVNEELNAILHHPDAVFIDEMSSHAINALLHEIKKEEFHAGVLLNSDLETLKKMFFKHFTIIEAAGGIVQNEKNELLFIYRLGKWDLPKGKLEEDENCEDCAIREVEEETNVRTIQLINKVGETYHTYDAFGKHNLKISHWYKMECNSQQELVPQTTEDITQIKWVTFDDLTEVLSNTYPSIKDILGRYTQQ; encoded by the coding sequence ATGTACATTAAAATATATTTTGGCGATAAGCCTGTTTTTCTTTGTGATGCGGTTAATGAAGAGTTGAATGCTATTCTCCATCATCCGGATGCTGTTTTTATTGATGAAATGAGCAGCCATGCTATCAATGCTTTATTACATGAGATAAAAAAAGAAGAATTTCATGCAGGCGTATTATTAAATAGCGACCTGGAAACGTTGAAAAAAATGTTCTTTAAACATTTTACCATCATTGAAGCTGCAGGAGGCATTGTTCAAAATGAAAAGAATGAACTACTGTTTATTTATCGCCTGGGAAAATGGGACCTTCCAAAAGGCAAGCTGGAAGAAGACGAGAATTGTGAAGATTGTGCCATACGTGAAGTAGAAGAAGAAACTAATGTAAGAACCATTCAATTGATAAATAAGGTTGGCGAAACGTATCATACATACGATGCTTTTGGAAAACATAATTTAAAGATCAGCCATTGGTATAAAATGGAATGTAATAGTCAGCAAGAGCTGGTCCCACAAACCACAGAAGATATTACTCAAATCAAATGGGTAACTTTTGATGATCTTACTGAAGTACTATCTAATACATATCCTTCTATTAAAGATATTCTTGGCCGCTATACGCAACAATAA
- a CDS encoding gliding motility-associated C-terminal domain-containing protein — protein MQHLPFLKALTGFLLFQLVITGNSFAQQFCCSSLGPELVTNGDFSAGNTGFTTGYTFSTAAGPGAYGIGPTSSVANGGGWSDCHDHTTGTGNLMWVDLSQTSNANVWTEQIGTIQPNTNYAFSCWITTVSPYQPATLQFSINGQLVGASFNAPTTQCQWLQFYYVWNSSSSTSASITITNQSVFFLGNDMAMDDISFRQCSPLSSTVFNIDTSICQGSFQLPNGKTVTTSGTYKDTLLTAVDKCDSIVSINLSIGSAKNTTISQTICQGQSYLGHSTSGTYKDTFSISSGCDSIRTLVLTVKSPTTINTSYAMCQGATYQGHSTAGLYRDTLKSFMGCDSIITVLNLTIKQPTTSTITRQICPGQSFAGYSATGVYTDVLTGSNGCDSIRTINLTVAASIVNNINYDICQGDSYLGHTTSGIYTDTLSGINSCDSIVIVTLTVKQPSSSTLTKTICKPDTYLGYSNTGVYRDTLIATNGCDSIRVLNLTALTKPAPNLGEDAIVCIGDSLLLDPRTNGVFVWQDSSTTPIYYAKETGIYSVTATNMCGSQSDEISITAESCNIVFPNAFSPNKDGLNDEFKALHAYGLTYFELKIFNRWGECVFVTNDIKHGWDGKYQGQDQNVGGYVWVCTYIDERSIKLQHLKGNLVLIR, from the coding sequence ATGCAGCATTTACCTTTTTTGAAAGCCTTAACCGGCTTTTTGCTTTTTCAGCTAGTTATAACAGGCAATAGTTTTGCGCAGCAATTTTGTTGTAGCAGTCTTGGCCCTGAATTGGTAACAAATGGCGATTTTTCCGCCGGCAACACAGGCTTTACCACAGGCTATACTTTTTCTACAGCTGCAGGTCCGGGTGCCTATGGAATTGGACCAACATCCTCTGTTGCAAATGGTGGAGGATGGTCTGATTGCCACGATCATACAACAGGTACAGGTAATTTAATGTGGGTGGACCTGTCACAAACGTCCAATGCAAATGTTTGGACCGAACAAATAGGGACCATTCAGCCAAATACCAATTATGCATTTTCCTGTTGGATAACCACTGTTAGTCCTTATCAACCGGCAACCTTACAATTCTCAATAAACGGGCAGTTGGTAGGCGCCTCTTTTAATGCCCCCACCACACAATGCCAATGGCTTCAATTTTACTATGTCTGGAATTCTAGCAGCAGCACATCTGCTTCCATTACCATTACTAACCAAAGTGTATTTTTTTTAGGAAATGACATGGCTATGGATGACATCTCTTTCAGGCAATGCTCACCGCTCTCATCAACAGTTTTTAATATAGACACTTCCATCTGCCAGGGAAGCTTTCAATTACCTAACGGAAAAACAGTTACTACTTCAGGAACCTATAAAGACACTTTATTAACTGCTGTAGATAAATGCGACAGTATCGTTTCCATAAATCTTTCAATCGGCTCCGCAAAGAATACTACTATCTCACAAACCATTTGCCAAGGACAATCTTATTTAGGGCATTCCACTTCTGGAACTTATAAAGACACATTTTCCATCAGCAGCGGATGCGACAGCATTAGAACACTAGTGCTTACCGTTAAAAGTCCCACCACCATTAATACTTCTTACGCTATGTGCCAGGGAGCCACTTATCAAGGACATAGTACAGCAGGACTTTACCGGGATACTTTAAAAAGCTTCATGGGATGCGACAGCATTATTACAGTATTAAATCTTACGATAAAACAGCCTACCACTTCTACCATTACCAGGCAAATCTGCCCGGGACAATCGTTTGCAGGTTATTCCGCAACAGGTGTCTATACAGATGTATTGACCGGCAGTAACGGTTGCGACAGCATAAGAACAATTAATCTTACTGTAGCAGCAAGCATTGTTAATAATATTAATTATGATATCTGCCAGGGCGATTCTTATTTAGGGCATACAACTTCAGGTATATATACAGATACGCTATCGGGAATCAATTCCTGCGACAGCATTGTAATTGTAACCTTAACTGTAAAACAACCTTCTTCATCTACCTTAACAAAAACAATTTGCAAGCCGGATACCTATTTAGGCTACAGCAATACAGGGGTTTACAGAGATACATTGATCGCCACAAACGGTTGCGACAGCATACGTGTTTTAAATTTAACTGCATTAACCAAACCTGCTCCCAACTTAGGCGAAGATGCAATTGTTTGCATAGGAGACTCCTTATTATTAGATCCAAGAACCAATGGAGTTTTTGTTTGGCAAGATTCTTCTACTACTCCTATTTATTATGCTAAAGAAACAGGAATATATTCTGTAACGGCAACCAATATGTGCGGTTCTCAATCAGACGAGATCTCCATTACTGCAGAATCATGTAATATTGTTTTTCCAAATGCTTTCTCTCCTAATAAAGATGGTTTAAATGATGAGTTTAAAGCACTGCATGCTTACGGATTAACTTATTTTGAATTAAAGATCTTTAATCGTTGGGGTGAATGCGTTTTTGTTACCAATGATATTAAGCATGGCTGGGATGGTAAATACCAGGGACAAGATCAGAACGTTGGCGGTTATGTTTGGGTGTGTACTTATATAGATGAACGCTCCATTAAATTGCAACATTTAAAAGGCAACCTGGTTTTAATACGATAG
- the smc gene encoding chromosome segregation protein SMC, with translation MRLKSLEIKGFKSFADKTVLNFDEGITGVIGPNGCGKSNIVDSIRWVIGEHKISNLRSENLESLVFNGSKTRSASGLAEVSLTFENTKNLLPTEFSTVTITRKFYKSGESEYRLNDVQCRLKDIHNLFLDTGVSTDSYAIIELGMVDDIIKDKENSRRKMLEQAAGISIYKTRKKEAKLKLDATEQDLARIEDLLFEINNQLKALENQAKKAEKYYEIKKEYKEVSIELAKAALEGFNITYRDLNEQQQAEVDKRIELETAIAKEEAALEQEKLGFAEKEKVLQQMQHEFNEMLDAVRSKESEKNLTAQRLKHLQEKEKDLNDFLQRSSGQLQGLSESIQFTSAQIVDEEGKVQQLEVHLSELKNVVEEKRKVFDENRGAIDSARRENQSLQRSQFEAEKKVAVADTSIQNLQRSVSQIQEEKAQRQTQIEQLENDKQQKEETLNNKKTDLQQLQEQHQNTKEQILQTQSLLESLRLELAEENRKLDSKKNEHALLKSLIDSMEGYPESVKFLHNNSEWNYSAPLLSDIIYVKEEYRAAVENILEPYLNYYVVNNLQEGLQAVHLLDNKKKGKANFFLLDKFSGFESTHQPDGTIPALNVIEIDEKYAQLANHLLGNVFIAENEDALQNSNGAVVLEKTGKYVKGKYSLTGGSVGLFEGKKIGRAKNLEKLAEEIHAQEQVVNELKEKIQAHHNEVISFNQQLKDQAIQQTQKEINELTNQVFALQNKAENLRHTEETSTRRLNELTQQLTVNQDAILSTRTELEQLNLQLQQLAEQLQVVEQSYANAELEYNAATATFNESNLQFTRQQSKIVSLKQEFEFKSKQLKELEVEIEKSNTQLGETSGSIAETHTALTELETLVASLLQNKEVEEKKLNEADREYYNLRTQLQEKESELRHKQKSKEGVEHLLSEIKDKLTDLKLQLAGMKERLSVEFKVDLDAIIDEPRTGDTPLEELQEKSERMRKRLENIGEVNPTAIEAFTEMKKRYEFILEQKNDLVTAKDSLLQTIQEVEATANQQFLDTFNMVRDNFQKVFKALFTEDDTADMVLVDPENLAETAIDIVAKPKGKRPSSIGQLSGGEKTLTATALLFAIYLIKPAPFCILDEVDAPLDDANVGKFTNMIKQFSENSQFIIVTHNKMTMSAVDVIYGVTMQEPGVSKLVPVDFRSLN, from the coding sequence GTGCGTTTAAAGAGTTTAGAAATTAAAGGGTTTAAAAGTTTTGCCGATAAAACTGTGTTGAATTTTGATGAAGGCATTACCGGTGTTATTGGACCAAATGGTTGCGGAAAAAGCAATATTGTAGATAGTATCCGTTGGGTAATCGGTGAACATAAAATAAGCAATCTTCGTAGTGAAAACCTGGAAAGCCTGGTTTTTAATGGAAGTAAGACCCGTAGTGCAAGCGGCTTGGCAGAAGTTAGTCTCACATTTGAAAATACAAAGAATCTATTACCAACCGAGTTCAGTACGGTAACGATTACACGAAAATTTTATAAAAGTGGAGAAAGTGAATATCGCTTAAACGATGTTCAATGTCGTTTAAAAGATATCCATAATCTTTTTTTAGATACCGGTGTAAGTACCGACAGCTATGCCATCATTGAATTAGGAATGGTGGATGATATCATCAAGGATAAGGAGAACAGTCGCCGTAAAATGCTGGAACAGGCAGCGGGAATATCCATCTACAAAACAAGAAAAAAAGAAGCGAAGCTTAAGTTGGATGCTACTGAACAGGATCTGGCACGTATTGAGGATCTGTTATTTGAAATAAACAATCAGCTAAAAGCATTAGAAAACCAGGCTAAAAAAGCAGAGAAGTATTACGAAATAAAGAAAGAATATAAAGAAGTAAGTATTGAACTGGCAAAAGCAGCTTTGGAAGGTTTTAATATCACTTATCGTGATTTAAATGAACAGCAGCAGGCAGAAGTAGATAAGCGTATAGAATTGGAAACAGCTATTGCCAAAGAAGAAGCTGCATTGGAACAGGAAAAACTAGGCTTTGCAGAAAAAGAAAAAGTCTTACAGCAAATGCAGCATGAGTTCAATGAAATGTTGGATGCTGTACGTAGCAAAGAGAGCGAAAAAAATCTTACGGCTCAGCGCTTGAAGCATTTGCAGGAAAAAGAAAAAGATCTGAATGATTTTCTGCAACGTTCATCAGGGCAATTACAAGGATTAAGCGAAAGCATACAGTTTACCTCGGCTCAAATTGTTGATGAAGAAGGAAAAGTGCAGCAGTTGGAAGTTCATTTGTCAGAATTGAAAAATGTAGTAGAAGAAAAACGCAAAGTGTTCGATGAGAACCGAGGTGCTATTGATTCTGCCCGCAGAGAAAACCAATCATTACAGCGTAGTCAATTTGAGGCAGAAAAGAAAGTGGCAGTTGCGGATACTTCTATTCAGAATTTACAGCGTTCAGTTTCACAGATACAGGAAGAAAAGGCACAACGACAAACACAAATTGAGCAACTGGAAAACGACAAACAACAAAAAGAAGAAACGCTTAATAATAAAAAAACAGACCTGCAGCAATTACAGGAGCAGCATCAAAACACCAAAGAACAAATATTGCAAACGCAATCTTTGCTGGAATCGTTGCGACTGGAGCTTGCAGAAGAGAATCGCAAGCTGGATAGCAAAAAAAATGAACATGCTTTACTAAAAAGCCTGATCGATTCGATGGAAGGCTATCCTGAGAGTGTGAAGTTCTTACATAATAATTCAGAATGGAATTATTCGGCCCCTTTATTGTCTGATATTATATATGTAAAAGAAGAATATCGTGCAGCGGTGGAAAATATACTGGAACCGTACCTGAATTATTATGTAGTAAACAATTTGCAGGAAGGCTTGCAGGCTGTACATCTTTTAGATAATAAGAAAAAAGGGAAAGCTAATTTCTTTTTATTGGATAAATTCAGCGGATTTGAATCTACGCATCAGCCAGATGGAACAATACCTGCATTGAATGTTATAGAGATCGATGAAAAATATGCACAGTTAGCCAATCATTTATTAGGTAATGTATTTATTGCTGAAAATGAAGATGCTCTGCAAAACAGTAATGGCGCTGTGGTATTGGAGAAAACAGGTAAATACGTTAAAGGAAAATATTCATTGACCGGAGGTAGTGTGGGACTGTTTGAAGGAAAGAAAATCGGTCGTGCAAAGAATTTGGAAAAGCTGGCTGAAGAAATTCATGCACAGGAACAAGTGGTAAATGAATTAAAGGAAAAGATACAGGCGCATCACAACGAAGTGATAAGCTTCAATCAACAATTGAAGGATCAGGCTATTCAACAAACACAAAAGGAAATTAATGAATTAACCAACCAGGTTTTTGCTTTGCAAAATAAAGCAGAAAACCTGCGTCATACAGAAGAAACATCTACCCGCAGGTTAAATGAGCTGACACAGCAATTAACCGTTAACCAGGATGCTATTTTAAGTACAAGAACAGAATTGGAGCAATTGAATTTGCAGTTACAGCAACTGGCTGAACAATTGCAAGTTGTTGAGCAAAGCTATGCTAATGCTGAATTGGAATATAACGCTGCTACAGCAACATTCAATGAAAGTAACCTGCAGTTTACCCGCCAACAAAGTAAAATAGTTTCTTTAAAGCAGGAGTTTGAGTTTAAGAGCAAGCAATTAAAAGAGCTGGAAGTTGAAATAGAAAAGAGCAATACGCAATTAGGTGAAACCAGCGGTAGTATAGCGGAAACGCATACTGCATTAACCGAACTGGAAACATTGGTGGCATCTCTTTTACAGAATAAAGAAGTAGAAGAAAAGAAATTGAATGAAGCAGATCGTGAGTACTATAACCTGCGTACTCAATTACAGGAAAAAGAAAGTGAGCTGCGCCACAAGCAAAAGTCGAAAGAAGGAGTAGAGCATTTGCTGAGTGAGATAAAAGATAAGTTAACGGATCTGAAACTGCAATTGGCAGGAATGAAAGAACGTTTGAGCGTTGAATTTAAAGTAGACCTGGATGCGATCATTGATGAGCCAAGAACAGGTGATACCCCTTTAGAGGAATTGCAGGAAAAAAGTGAACGTATGCGTAAGCGGCTGGAAAATATCGGGGAGGTAAATCCGACAGCGATTGAAGCGTTTACGGAAATGAAAAAACGTTACGAGTTTATTTTAGAACAAAAAAATGACCTGGTAACAGCAAAGGATAGCCTGCTGCAAACTATACAGGAAGTAGAAGCAACTGCCAATCAGCAGTTCTTGGATACTTTCAATATGGTACGTGATAATTTCCAGAAAGTATTCAAAGCATTGTTTACAGAAGATGACACAGCGGATATGGTTTTGGTTGATCCCGAAAACCTGGCTGAAACTGCTATTGATATTGTAGCGAAACCAAAAGGTAAACGCCCAAGCAGCATCGGGCAATTAAGTGGGGGAGAAAAAACATTAACAGCAACCGCATTGCTATTCGCTATTTACCTGATAAAACCTGCACCATTCTGTATTTTAGATGAGGTGGATGCGCCGCTGGATGATGCAAACGTTGGTAAGTTTACCAATATGATAAAACAATTCAGTGAAAACTCACAGTTTATTATTGTTACGCACAATAAAATGACGATGAGTGCTGTAGATGTTATCTATGGTGTTACTATGCAGGAGCCGGGTGTGAGCAAATTGGTTCCGGTTGATTTTAGAAGTTTAAACTAA
- the smpB gene encoding SsrA-binding protein SmpB, with protein MEISNRKAYHDYFFEAKYIAGLVLTGTEVKSLRNGKASFNDSYCYFADGELFVKSLHIAEYTLGTYYNHDTVRERKLLLNKNELKKLAAKTTEKGYSIIPLKIFLSEKGIFKMEIGLGKGKKIYDKRETIKERDTDRDIKRKYGV; from the coding sequence TTGGAGATATCTAACCGGAAAGCATATCATGATTATTTTTTTGAAGCAAAATACATTGCAGGACTGGTGCTGACCGGCACCGAAGTTAAAAGCCTACGCAATGGAAAAGCGAGCTTTAATGACAGCTACTGCTATTTTGCCGATGGAGAATTGTTTGTAAAGAGTTTGCATATTGCTGAGTATACATTAGGCACTTATTATAATCACGATACAGTAAGAGAGCGCAAATTACTGCTCAATAAAAATGAATTAAAAAAGCTGGCTGCCAAAACCACCGAAAAAGGTTATTCGATCATTCCTTTAAAAATATTTCTTAGTGAAAAAGGTATTTTCAAAATGGAAATAGGCTTAGGCAAAGGAAAGAAGATCTATGACAAAAGAGAAACTATTAAAGAACGTGATACAGATAGAGATATCAAAAGAAAATATGGCGTATAA
- a CDS encoding cyclin family protein: MKLEQLIVQHLYLSKAVTLQGIGTFRLDPHIVIPAVPDKDFVMPANAITFEYDTRATEDDALINFIVQHTRKMKPLATSDLESYIALSTQFLNIGKPLVIEGIGSLQKNQLGEFEFTPGNFVAAKVEDTPKPLKEKKEEAISFENEKQSTNSFKGLKIAVILLLLVIAGFSLAYFFAHKKHAATEEPAAINTTDTTTQATSTPVDTIKRDTTARSVAVDSSIIKSTQAKDSSVFKVIIKEYKDTAAANAAFRRISFTKYGSKLVLFQADSVYKLAIAYYNTSLADTTSAKNEIGIFFNSKPKIQF; this comes from the coding sequence GTGAAATTAGAACAGCTTATTGTTCAGCATTTATACCTCAGTAAAGCGGTAACGCTACAAGGCATCGGAACGTTCCGTTTAGATCCTCATATTGTCATACCTGCAGTTCCTGATAAAGATTTTGTAATGCCTGCCAATGCCATTACATTCGAGTATGATACCCGTGCAACGGAAGATGACGCTTTAATAAATTTCATTGTTCAGCATACAAGAAAAATGAAACCGTTGGCAACATCCGATCTTGAATCGTACATTGCTTTATCTACGCAGTTTTTAAATATCGGCAAACCATTGGTTATAGAAGGAATTGGAAGCTTACAAAAAAACCAATTAGGAGAATTTGAATTTACACCCGGCAATTTTGTAGCAGCTAAGGTAGAAGACACGCCCAAGCCATTAAAAGAAAAAAAGGAAGAAGCAATCTCGTTTGAAAATGAAAAACAAAGTACCAATTCTTTCAAGGGATTAAAGATTGCCGTTATTCTTTTATTACTTGTCATTGCAGGATTTTCTTTAGCCTATTTCTTTGCACATAAAAAACATGCAGCTACAGAAGAACCTGCCGCTATCAATACTACCGACACTACCACACAGGCTACTTCTACTCCGGTAGATACTATAAAAAGAGATACAACAGCCAGGTCTGTTGCGGTTGACAGCTCAATCATAAAAAGCACTCAGGCTAAAGATAGTTCTGTATTTAAAGTGATCATTAAAGAATATAAAGATACCGCAGCTGCTAATGCAGCTTTTAGAAGAATAAGCTTTACTAAATACGGCAGCAAGCTTGTATTATTTCAGGCTGATTCTGTATATAAATTAGCAATAGCCTACTACAACACTTCTCTTGCAGATACTACCAGTGCAAAAAACGAGATCGGCATCTTCTTCAACTCAAAACCTAAAATTCAATTTTAA
- a CDS encoding zinc ribbon domain-containing protein has protein sequence MSAVKDFSVEEKLSSLVQLQKIDSKLDEIQILKGELPIEVKDLEDEIEGLHARQTRIEEEINGMQEFINQKKEAIKEAEALIKKYEKQSDNVKNNREFEAINKEIEMQTLEVKLCEKHIKDATEEIADKAKQLEIAKKAVGSKENNLNAKKAELEKIIGETEKEEKHYNKEAAAARAHVDERLLTSYDRIRKNYRNGLAVVPVERDSCGGCFHAIPPQKQSEIKLRKKVIVCENCGRILVDTDLNDSIEVK, from the coding sequence ATGTCTGCAGTAAAAGATTTCTCTGTTGAAGAAAAATTATCATCGCTGGTTCAGTTGCAAAAAATTGACAGCAAATTGGATGAAATTCAAATTTTAAAAGGAGAGTTGCCTATTGAAGTAAAAGACCTGGAAGATGAGATTGAAGGCTTGCATGCACGTCAAACCCGTATTGAAGAAGAAATAAACGGGATGCAGGAATTTATTAATCAGAAAAAAGAAGCGATCAAAGAAGCAGAAGCGTTGATCAAAAAATATGAAAAACAAAGCGATAACGTAAAAAATAATCGTGAGTTTGAAGCGATTAATAAAGAAATTGAAATGCAAACGCTGGAAGTAAAGCTTTGCGAAAAACATATTAAAGACGCTACCGAAGAAATTGCTGATAAAGCAAAACAATTGGAAATTGCGAAAAAAGCTGTTGGCAGTAAAGAGAATAACCTGAACGCCAAAAAAGCTGAATTGGAAAAGATCATTGGCGAAACAGAAAAAGAAGAAAAACATTATAACAAAGAAGCGGCTGCTGCACGTGCACATGTTGATGAAAGATTATTGACAAGCTATGATCGTATCCGTAAAAACTATCGCAATGGTTTAGCGGTTGTTCCGGTTGAAAGAGATAGCTGTGGCGGTTGTTTTCACGCTATTCCTCCACAAAAGCAAAGTGAGATCAAATTGCGTAAGAAAGTGATCGTTTGCGAAAACTGTGGTCGTATTTTAGTAGACACAGATCTGAACGATAGCATTGAAGTTAAATAA
- a CDS encoding Nif3-like dinuclear metal center hexameric protein codes for MKIQDITSFLEKIAPPYLQENYDNAGLLTGNAGWDCTGVIISLDATEDVINEAIQKKCNLIVAHHPIIFGGLKKITGKNYVEKTVITAIKNDIAIYAIHTNLDNVMNGVNGRIADMLGLIDRQILLPKKNLLKKLVAFAPTADAEKVRSAIFTAGGGHIANYSECSFTTQGEGTFKGEAGTNPHVGRAGERHTEIETKIEVIFPAWIESSLVKAMISAHPYEEVAYDIIPLDNSFLQTGSGMVGDLPEAVSETDLLTQLKKIFNLSVIRHTPLRNKKVKKIALCGGAGSFLTGAAIAAGADFYVTGDVKYHEFFDANGRLVIADIGHFESEQFTIDLLFDILTEKFPNFAVLKTGVKTNPVQYF; via the coding sequence ATGAAAATCCAAGATATTACATCTTTCTTAGAAAAAATTGCTCCGCCTTATTTACAGGAAAATTATGACAATGCAGGATTGCTTACAGGCAATGCCGGCTGGGATTGTACAGGAGTTATTATTTCTTTAGATGCAACGGAAGATGTAATAAATGAAGCAATACAAAAGAAATGCAATTTGATTGTAGCGCATCACCCAATAATTTTTGGAGGATTGAAAAAGATAACGGGAAAAAATTATGTAGAGAAAACAGTGATCACTGCTATTAAAAATGATATTGCCATTTATGCAATTCATACCAATTTAGATAATGTAATGAATGGTGTGAATGGAAGAATTGCGGATATGTTGGGTTTGATAGACCGGCAAATATTATTACCCAAAAAAAATCTTTTAAAGAAACTGGTAGCATTTGCACCTACGGCAGATGCAGAAAAGGTTAGAAGCGCAATTTTTACCGCAGGTGGCGGCCATATTGCCAATTACAGCGAATGCAGCTTTACTACGCAAGGCGAAGGAACGTTTAAAGGTGAAGCAGGAACAAATCCACATGTAGGAAGGGCAGGAGAGCGGCATACAGAAATAGAAACAAAGATCGAAGTTATATTTCCTGCATGGATTGAAAGCAGCTTAGTTAAAGCAATGATCTCGGCGCATCCGTACGAGGAGGTAGCATATGATATCATTCCTTTGGATAATTCATTCCTGCAAACCGGCAGTGGCATGGTGGGGGATCTGCCGGAAGCGGTTTCAGAAACAGATCTTCTTACTCAGCTTAAAAAAATATTTAATTTATCCGTCATCAGGCACACGCCTTTAAGGAATAAAAAAGTAAAGAAAATAGCTCTTTGTGGTGGTGCCGGCAGTTTTTTAACAGGTGCTGCAATTGCCGCCGGTGCTGACTTTTACGTAACGGGAGATGTGAAATACCATGAATTTTTTGATGCCAACGGAAGATTGGTGATTGCAGATATCGGGCACTTTGAAAGTGAGCAATTCACTATTGACTTATTGTTTGACATTTTGACGGAAAAATTCCCTAACTTTGCCGTCCTTAAAACGGGGGTTAAAACCAATCCGGTACAGTATTTTTAA
- a CDS encoding carboxypeptidase M32, translating into MQKIADVKYASAVLQWDQETYLPSKGNEIRGRQIATLSEIAHEQFTDEKLGGLLNELNNAGLEDKQKKNISLTLEDYNRNKKFSSDFVRKLSEKTNKSFHAWIEARKANSFEIFQQPLHELIELKKQEADILGYEQHPYNALMNDYDKGLTVAIVDNVFAGIKPKLKELLDTIQSKPQVDSSFLHKYYNKDDQWKFGVEILKRMNFDWNAGRQDISEHPFTTSFNNNDVRVTTRIDENNFSNMVWSCIHEGGHALYEQGLPTDEYGLPLGEACSLSIHESQSRLWENCIGRSLNFWQYNFSLLQSFFPEQLNNISVDQFYKAINKVQPSLIRTEADELTYHFHVMIRYEIEKKLIEGSLATKDIPAYWNEAYKDNLGVTVPDDKQGCLQDVHWSHGSFGYFATYSLGSMYAAQLYATICRENVSIEKEIASGNNNSVLNWLKTNIFSSGRYYTSEELCKRATGETLNPGYFIEYATKKYSGIYS; encoded by the coding sequence ATGCAAAAAATAGCCGATGTAAAATATGCCTCGGCAGTTTTGCAGTGGGACCAGGAAACCTACCTGCCATCAAAAGGCAATGAAATACGTGGAAGGCAAATAGCTACACTCAGCGAAATAGCACATGAACAATTCACCGATGAAAAATTAGGCGGCTTGTTGAATGAATTAAATAACGCCGGTTTGGAAGACAAACAAAAGAAAAATATCTCCCTTACTTTAGAAGACTATAACCGAAATAAAAAATTCAGCAGCGATTTTGTACGCAAGCTTAGCGAGAAGACCAATAAAAGCTTTCATGCATGGATAGAAGCCCGCAAAGCTAATTCGTTTGAAATTTTTCAACAGCCATTGCATGAATTAATTGAACTGAAAAAACAGGAGGCTGATATCTTAGGCTACGAACAACACCCGTACAATGCGTTAATGAACGATTATGACAAAGGATTGACCGTGGCTATCGTTGATAACGTTTTTGCGGGCATCAAGCCTAAATTAAAAGAACTTTTAGATACCATACAAAGCAAGCCGCAAGTTGACTCCTCTTTTTTACATAAATATTATAATAAAGATGATCAATGGAAGTTTGGCGTAGAAATATTAAAACGCATGAATTTTGACTGGAATGCCGGCAGGCAGGACATCAGTGAACATCCATTCACCACGAGTTTTAATAATAATGACGTGCGTGTAACTACCCGGATTGATGAAAACAATTTCAGCAATATGGTTTGGAGCTGCATACATGAAGGTGGTCATGCATTGTACGAACAAGGGTTACCGACCGATGAGTATGGTTTACCATTAGGCGAAGCTTGCAGCTTAAGCATTCATGAAAGCCAGAGCCGTTTGTGGGAGAATTGCATTGGCAGAAGCTTAAATTTCTGGCAGTACAATTTTTCATTGTTACAGTCGTTCTTTCCCGAGCAGCTAAATAATATCAGCGTAGATCAATTTTATAAAGCAATTAATAAAGTTCAACCTTCGTTAATACGTACAGAGGCGGATGAATTGACGTATCATTTTCATGTAATGATCCGTTATGAAATTGAAAAGAAATTGATTGAAGGTAGCTTAGCAACCAAAGACATACCTGCTTATTGGAACGAGGCCTATAAGGATAATTTAGGCGTAACCGTTCCTGATGATAAGCAAGGATGCCTGCAGGATGTACATTGGAGCCACGGCAGTTTTGGCTATTTTGCCACTTACAGCCTGGGAAGTATGTATGCCGCACAACTCTATGCAACAATTTGCAGAGAAAATGTATCTATAGAAAAAGAAATCGCCTCCGGGAATAATAATTCGGTTCTAAACTGGTTAAAAACGAATATCTTTTCATCAGGCAGATATTACACCTCCGAAGAGCTTTGTAAAAGAGCGACCGGAGAAACTTTAAATCCAGGTTATTTTATTGAATATGCCACAAAAAAATATTCAGGGATCTACTCATAA